The Bombus fervidus isolate BK054 chromosome 3, iyBomFerv1, whole genome shotgun sequence genome includes a window with the following:
- the Sky gene encoding GTPase-activating protein skywalker isoform X1, with protein MLVTQTPSSTDNLPNMLPVLEEEADVDVDDAFPPHVDTTNIVIQPESPTSKKQTLKTFNEVNALLQAGRKREAKMIIRENAWPLNNGIRAQLWPALCNQHAHGKNMLDGFYWDMVNQVFGTTELPEKSIMLPPFVDSTHCLSYHLTRKGRSVADRIVSVLGYACPDITYSPSLYPITALLLHFMPEEECYHCMASLVAAKDKMFITQTKLLYEVTWKTVEQITKKHVKSAAVHLARHCSGSRAERIYMDWMWWILQLLPFQHLVRVMDCFLHEGIKVFYRVAMAIVLLFYKHSSLQNSEWMNEISKNGIDAALSKFCRQTPVTPAKFLRTAFGIRGLSSAYISRVFLRTEMALKSKSVISGSKSLARSRSTDNLPTSQSQVNIQMMSHTLTIREKECEDTYKDRGAHSPGPRALSMGVYPIQSICSQILDMPDLFTLWSWLPMRITMYQPILLYTTEEHGCSLTTFYVRVEQHEPTLLMIKTCNNEVFGAYCSTRWCERNLKNDKGQRQAYFGTGETFLFSLYPERAKYPWVGMDSSHNDSKVHHSAELFMAADSKMITIGGGDGQAIWMDENIRFGKTDRCSTFNNPPLCASGDFEIRVLEVYGFAGA; from the exons ATGTTAGTCACACAGACACCCTCCTCGACGGACAATCTACCGAATATGCTGCCGGTACTCGAGGAGGAGGCGGATGTCGATGTCGACGACGCATTCCCGCCGCACGTCGACACGACGAACATCGTCATACAGCCAGAGTCGCCTACCAGCAAGAAGCAAACGCTGAAGACCTTCAACGAGGTCAATGCGCTTCTCCAGGCCGGCAGAAAGAGGGAGGCTAAGATGATCATAAGGGAAAACGCGTGGCCATTGAACAACGGGATCAGAGCGCAATTGTGGCCAGCCCTTTGCAACCAACACGCACATGGAAAGAACATGCTCGATGGATTCTATTGGGATATGGTCAATCAAGTATTTGGAACTACAG AGCTACCGGAAAAATCAATCATGCTACCACCGTTCGTGGACAGCACTCATTGCCTGTCGTACCACCTGACGAGAAAAGGCAGGAGCGTTGCGGACAGGATTGTGTCTGTGCTGGGATACGCTTGTCCTGATATCACCTACAGTCCTTCTCTTTATCCCATCACGGCTCTTCTACTACACTTTATGCCAG AGGAGGAGTGTTATCATTGTATGGCCAGCTTGGTCGCCGCTAAAGACAAGATGTTCATTACGCAAACGAAACTCCTCTACGAGGTTACCTGGAAAACCGTCGAGCAAATCACTAAAAAGCACGTG aaATCAGCAGCGGTACATTTGGCGAGGCACTGTTCTGGATCGAGAGCAGAAAGAATTTACATGGATTGGATGTGGTGGATTTTGCAGCTTCTTCCTTTCCAGCATTTAGTCAGGGTTATGGACTGTTTCCTTCACGAAGGCATCAAG GTCTTCTATCGTGTAGCAATGGCtatagttttattattctataagCATTCATCGCTGCAAAACTCTGAATGGATGAACGAAATTTCGAAGAACGGCATTGACGCTGCTCTCTCGAAGTTCTGCAGACAAACACCG GTAACACCAGCTAAATTTTTACGTACAGCATTTGGGATACGTGGACTCAGCTCAGCATACATATCAAGGGTATTTTTACGCACAGAAATGGCTCTAAAAAGTAAAAGCGTTATATCGGGATCCAAATCATTGGCTAGATCACGATCCACAGACAATTTGCCGACGAGTCAGTCTCAAGTCAACATTCAGATGATGTCGCACACGCTCACGATACGAGAA AAAGAGTGTGAAGACACATACAAAGACAGG GGTGCACACAGTCCTGGACCGCGTGCTCTGTCAATGGGGGTTTATCCCATACAAAGCATATGCTCCCAGATTCTAGATATGCCTGAT TTATTCACGTTATGGTCCTGGCTGCCTATGCGGATCACCATGTATCAACCAATCCTATTGTATACAACAGAAGAGCATGGTTGTTCCTTGACAACGTTTTATGTAAGGGTAGAGCAACATGAACCAACCCTCTTAATGATAAAAACATGTAACAATGAA gtatttgGTGCCTATTGCTCCACAAGATGGTGTGAACGTAActtgaaaaatgataaagGACAAAGACAAGCTTATTTTGGAACAGGTGAAACTTTCTTATTCAGCTTATATCCTGAACGAGCAAAATACCCTTGGGTGGGTATGGATTCTTCGCACAATGATTCTAAAGTCCATCATTCAGCTGAACTGTTTATGGCGGCAGATTCCAAAATGATAACAATTGGAGGAGG AGATGGTCAAGCGATATGGATGGATGAAAATATAAGATTCGGTAAAACAGATCGGTGCTCTACATTCAATAATCCACCCCTTTGTGCCAGCGGCGATTTTGAGATTAGGGTACTAGAAGTATATGGATTTGCTGGTGCTTGA
- the Sky gene encoding GTPase-activating protein skywalker isoform X3, whose amino-acid sequence MLVTQTPSSTDNLPNMLPVLEEEADVDVDDAFPPHVDTTNIVIQPESPTSKKQTLKTFNEVNALLQAGRKREAKMIIRENAWPLNNGIRAQLWPALCNQHAHGKNMLDGFYWDMVNQVFGTTELPEKSIMLPPFVDSTHCLSYHLTRKGRSVADRIVSVLGYACPDITYSPSLYPITALLLHFMPEEECYHCMASLVAAKDKMFITQTKLLYEVTWKTVEQITKKHVKSAAVHLARHCSGSRAERIYMDWMWWILQLLPFQHLVRVMDCFLHEGIKVFYRVAMAIVLLFYKHSSLQNSEWMNEISKNGIDAALSKFCRQTPVTPAKFLRTAFGIRGLSSAYISRVFLRTEMALKSKSVISGSKSLARSRSTDNLPTSQSQVNIQMMSHTLTIREKECEDTYKDRLFTLWSWLPMRITMYQPILLYTTEEHGCSLTTFYVRVEQHEPTLLMIKTCNNEVFGAYCSTRWCERNLKNDKGQRQAYFGTGETFLFSLYPERAKYPWVGMDSSHNDSKVHHSAELFMAADSKMITIGGGDGQAIWMDENIRFGKTDRCSTFNNPPLCASGDFEIRVLEVYGFAGA is encoded by the exons ATGTTAGTCACACAGACACCCTCCTCGACGGACAATCTACCGAATATGCTGCCGGTACTCGAGGAGGAGGCGGATGTCGATGTCGACGACGCATTCCCGCCGCACGTCGACACGACGAACATCGTCATACAGCCAGAGTCGCCTACCAGCAAGAAGCAAACGCTGAAGACCTTCAACGAGGTCAATGCGCTTCTCCAGGCCGGCAGAAAGAGGGAGGCTAAGATGATCATAAGGGAAAACGCGTGGCCATTGAACAACGGGATCAGAGCGCAATTGTGGCCAGCCCTTTGCAACCAACACGCACATGGAAAGAACATGCTCGATGGATTCTATTGGGATATGGTCAATCAAGTATTTGGAACTACAG AGCTACCGGAAAAATCAATCATGCTACCACCGTTCGTGGACAGCACTCATTGCCTGTCGTACCACCTGACGAGAAAAGGCAGGAGCGTTGCGGACAGGATTGTGTCTGTGCTGGGATACGCTTGTCCTGATATCACCTACAGTCCTTCTCTTTATCCCATCACGGCTCTTCTACTACACTTTATGCCAG AGGAGGAGTGTTATCATTGTATGGCCAGCTTGGTCGCCGCTAAAGACAAGATGTTCATTACGCAAACGAAACTCCTCTACGAGGTTACCTGGAAAACCGTCGAGCAAATCACTAAAAAGCACGTG aaATCAGCAGCGGTACATTTGGCGAGGCACTGTTCTGGATCGAGAGCAGAAAGAATTTACATGGATTGGATGTGGTGGATTTTGCAGCTTCTTCCTTTCCAGCATTTAGTCAGGGTTATGGACTGTTTCCTTCACGAAGGCATCAAG GTCTTCTATCGTGTAGCAATGGCtatagttttattattctataagCATTCATCGCTGCAAAACTCTGAATGGATGAACGAAATTTCGAAGAACGGCATTGACGCTGCTCTCTCGAAGTTCTGCAGACAAACACCG GTAACACCAGCTAAATTTTTACGTACAGCATTTGGGATACGTGGACTCAGCTCAGCATACATATCAAGGGTATTTTTACGCACAGAAATGGCTCTAAAAAGTAAAAGCGTTATATCGGGATCCAAATCATTGGCTAGATCACGATCCACAGACAATTTGCCGACGAGTCAGTCTCAAGTCAACATTCAGATGATGTCGCACACGCTCACGATACGAGAA AAAGAGTGTGAAGACACATACAAAGACAGG TTATTCACGTTATGGTCCTGGCTGCCTATGCGGATCACCATGTATCAACCAATCCTATTGTATACAACAGAAGAGCATGGTTGTTCCTTGACAACGTTTTATGTAAGGGTAGAGCAACATGAACCAACCCTCTTAATGATAAAAACATGTAACAATGAA gtatttgGTGCCTATTGCTCCACAAGATGGTGTGAACGTAActtgaaaaatgataaagGACAAAGACAAGCTTATTTTGGAACAGGTGAAACTTTCTTATTCAGCTTATATCCTGAACGAGCAAAATACCCTTGGGTGGGTATGGATTCTTCGCACAATGATTCTAAAGTCCATCATTCAGCTGAACTGTTTATGGCGGCAGATTCCAAAATGATAACAATTGGAGGAGG AGATGGTCAAGCGATATGGATGGATGAAAATATAAGATTCGGTAAAACAGATCGGTGCTCTACATTCAATAATCCACCCCTTTGTGCCAGCGGCGATTTTGAGATTAGGGTACTAGAAGTATATGGATTTGCTGGTGCTTGA
- the Sky gene encoding GTPase-activating protein skywalker isoform X4 has translation MLVTQTPSSTDNLPNMLPVLEEEADVDVDDAFPPHVDTTNIVIQPESPTSKKQTLKTFNEVNALLQAGRKREAKMIIRENAWPLNNGIRAQLWPALCNQHAHGKNMLDGFYWDMVNQVFGTTELPEKSIMLPPFVDSTHCLSYHLTRKGRSVADRIVSVLGYACPDITYSPSLYPITALLLHFMPEEECYHCMASLVAAKDKMFITQTKLLYEVTWKTVEQITKKHVKSAAVHLARHCSGSRAERIYMDWMWWILQLLPFQHLVRVMDCFLHEGIKVFYRVAMAIVLLFYKHSSLQNSEWMNEISKNGIDAALSKFCRQTPVTPAKFLRTAFGIRGLSSAYISRVFLRTEMALKSKSVISGSKSLARSRSTDNLPTSQSQVNIQMMSHTLTIRELFTLWSWLPMRITMYQPILLYTTEEHGCSLTTFYVRVEQHEPTLLMIKTCNNEVFGAYCSTRWCERNLKNDKGQRQAYFGTGETFLFSLYPERAKYPWVGMDSSHNDSKVHHSAELFMAADSKMITIGGGDGQAIWMDENIRFGKTDRCSTFNNPPLCASGDFEIRVLEVYGFAGA, from the exons ATGTTAGTCACACAGACACCCTCCTCGACGGACAATCTACCGAATATGCTGCCGGTACTCGAGGAGGAGGCGGATGTCGATGTCGACGACGCATTCCCGCCGCACGTCGACACGACGAACATCGTCATACAGCCAGAGTCGCCTACCAGCAAGAAGCAAACGCTGAAGACCTTCAACGAGGTCAATGCGCTTCTCCAGGCCGGCAGAAAGAGGGAGGCTAAGATGATCATAAGGGAAAACGCGTGGCCATTGAACAACGGGATCAGAGCGCAATTGTGGCCAGCCCTTTGCAACCAACACGCACATGGAAAGAACATGCTCGATGGATTCTATTGGGATATGGTCAATCAAGTATTTGGAACTACAG AGCTACCGGAAAAATCAATCATGCTACCACCGTTCGTGGACAGCACTCATTGCCTGTCGTACCACCTGACGAGAAAAGGCAGGAGCGTTGCGGACAGGATTGTGTCTGTGCTGGGATACGCTTGTCCTGATATCACCTACAGTCCTTCTCTTTATCCCATCACGGCTCTTCTACTACACTTTATGCCAG AGGAGGAGTGTTATCATTGTATGGCCAGCTTGGTCGCCGCTAAAGACAAGATGTTCATTACGCAAACGAAACTCCTCTACGAGGTTACCTGGAAAACCGTCGAGCAAATCACTAAAAAGCACGTG aaATCAGCAGCGGTACATTTGGCGAGGCACTGTTCTGGATCGAGAGCAGAAAGAATTTACATGGATTGGATGTGGTGGATTTTGCAGCTTCTTCCTTTCCAGCATTTAGTCAGGGTTATGGACTGTTTCCTTCACGAAGGCATCAAG GTCTTCTATCGTGTAGCAATGGCtatagttttattattctataagCATTCATCGCTGCAAAACTCTGAATGGATGAACGAAATTTCGAAGAACGGCATTGACGCTGCTCTCTCGAAGTTCTGCAGACAAACACCG GTAACACCAGCTAAATTTTTACGTACAGCATTTGGGATACGTGGACTCAGCTCAGCATACATATCAAGGGTATTTTTACGCACAGAAATGGCTCTAAAAAGTAAAAGCGTTATATCGGGATCCAAATCATTGGCTAGATCACGATCCACAGACAATTTGCCGACGAGTCAGTCTCAAGTCAACATTCAGATGATGTCGCACACGCTCACGATACGAGAA TTATTCACGTTATGGTCCTGGCTGCCTATGCGGATCACCATGTATCAACCAATCCTATTGTATACAACAGAAGAGCATGGTTGTTCCTTGACAACGTTTTATGTAAGGGTAGAGCAACATGAACCAACCCTCTTAATGATAAAAACATGTAACAATGAA gtatttgGTGCCTATTGCTCCACAAGATGGTGTGAACGTAActtgaaaaatgataaagGACAAAGACAAGCTTATTTTGGAACAGGTGAAACTTTCTTATTCAGCTTATATCCTGAACGAGCAAAATACCCTTGGGTGGGTATGGATTCTTCGCACAATGATTCTAAAGTCCATCATTCAGCTGAACTGTTTATGGCGGCAGATTCCAAAATGATAACAATTGGAGGAGG AGATGGTCAAGCGATATGGATGGATGAAAATATAAGATTCGGTAAAACAGATCGGTGCTCTACATTCAATAATCCACCCCTTTGTGCCAGCGGCGATTTTGAGATTAGGGTACTAGAAGTATATGGATTTGCTGGTGCTTGA
- the Sky gene encoding GTPase-activating protein skywalker isoform X2: MLVTQTPSSTDNLPNMLPVLEEEADVDVDDAFPPHVDTTNIVIQPESPTSKKQTLKTFNEVNALLQAGRKREAKMIIRENAWPLNNGIRAQLWPALCNQHAHGKNMLDGFYWDMVNQVFGTTELPEKSIMLPPFVDSTHCLSYHLTRKGRSVADRIVSVLGYACPDITYSPSLYPITALLLHFMPEEECYHCMASLVAAKDKMFITQTKLLYEVTWKTVEQITKKHVKSAAVHLARHCSGSRAERIYMDWMWWILQLLPFQHLVRVMDCFLHEGIKVFYRVAMAIVLLFYKHSSLQNSEWMNEISKNGIDAALSKFCRQTPVTPAKFLRTAFGIRGLSSAYISRVFLRTEMALKSKSVISGSKSLARSRSTDNLPTSQSQVNIQMMSHTLTIREGAHSPGPRALSMGVYPIQSICSQILDMPDLFTLWSWLPMRITMYQPILLYTTEEHGCSLTTFYVRVEQHEPTLLMIKTCNNEVFGAYCSTRWCERNLKNDKGQRQAYFGTGETFLFSLYPERAKYPWVGMDSSHNDSKVHHSAELFMAADSKMITIGGGDGQAIWMDENIRFGKTDRCSTFNNPPLCASGDFEIRVLEVYGFAGA; the protein is encoded by the exons ATGTTAGTCACACAGACACCCTCCTCGACGGACAATCTACCGAATATGCTGCCGGTACTCGAGGAGGAGGCGGATGTCGATGTCGACGACGCATTCCCGCCGCACGTCGACACGACGAACATCGTCATACAGCCAGAGTCGCCTACCAGCAAGAAGCAAACGCTGAAGACCTTCAACGAGGTCAATGCGCTTCTCCAGGCCGGCAGAAAGAGGGAGGCTAAGATGATCATAAGGGAAAACGCGTGGCCATTGAACAACGGGATCAGAGCGCAATTGTGGCCAGCCCTTTGCAACCAACACGCACATGGAAAGAACATGCTCGATGGATTCTATTGGGATATGGTCAATCAAGTATTTGGAACTACAG AGCTACCGGAAAAATCAATCATGCTACCACCGTTCGTGGACAGCACTCATTGCCTGTCGTACCACCTGACGAGAAAAGGCAGGAGCGTTGCGGACAGGATTGTGTCTGTGCTGGGATACGCTTGTCCTGATATCACCTACAGTCCTTCTCTTTATCCCATCACGGCTCTTCTACTACACTTTATGCCAG AGGAGGAGTGTTATCATTGTATGGCCAGCTTGGTCGCCGCTAAAGACAAGATGTTCATTACGCAAACGAAACTCCTCTACGAGGTTACCTGGAAAACCGTCGAGCAAATCACTAAAAAGCACGTG aaATCAGCAGCGGTACATTTGGCGAGGCACTGTTCTGGATCGAGAGCAGAAAGAATTTACATGGATTGGATGTGGTGGATTTTGCAGCTTCTTCCTTTCCAGCATTTAGTCAGGGTTATGGACTGTTTCCTTCACGAAGGCATCAAG GTCTTCTATCGTGTAGCAATGGCtatagttttattattctataagCATTCATCGCTGCAAAACTCTGAATGGATGAACGAAATTTCGAAGAACGGCATTGACGCTGCTCTCTCGAAGTTCTGCAGACAAACACCG GTAACACCAGCTAAATTTTTACGTACAGCATTTGGGATACGTGGACTCAGCTCAGCATACATATCAAGGGTATTTTTACGCACAGAAATGGCTCTAAAAAGTAAAAGCGTTATATCGGGATCCAAATCATTGGCTAGATCACGATCCACAGACAATTTGCCGACGAGTCAGTCTCAAGTCAACATTCAGATGATGTCGCACACGCTCACGATACGAGAA GGTGCACACAGTCCTGGACCGCGTGCTCTGTCAATGGGGGTTTATCCCATACAAAGCATATGCTCCCAGATTCTAGATATGCCTGAT TTATTCACGTTATGGTCCTGGCTGCCTATGCGGATCACCATGTATCAACCAATCCTATTGTATACAACAGAAGAGCATGGTTGTTCCTTGACAACGTTTTATGTAAGGGTAGAGCAACATGAACCAACCCTCTTAATGATAAAAACATGTAACAATGAA gtatttgGTGCCTATTGCTCCACAAGATGGTGTGAACGTAActtgaaaaatgataaagGACAAAGACAAGCTTATTTTGGAACAGGTGAAACTTTCTTATTCAGCTTATATCCTGAACGAGCAAAATACCCTTGGGTGGGTATGGATTCTTCGCACAATGATTCTAAAGTCCATCATTCAGCTGAACTGTTTATGGCGGCAGATTCCAAAATGATAACAATTGGAGGAGG AGATGGTCAAGCGATATGGATGGATGAAAATATAAGATTCGGTAAAACAGATCGGTGCTCTACATTCAATAATCCACCCCTTTGTGCCAGCGGCGATTTTGAGATTAGGGTACTAGAAGTATATGGATTTGCTGGTGCTTGA